The Chryseolinea soli genome contains a region encoding:
- a CDS encoding trehalase family glycosidase, producing the protein MKHYPLHLFCILYFIGSWNDCFSQPARIVHDTQQKTVAFGNDRIKITLDYNKTANISSLTLNDQPVIQGSAGVYSKIRTKESSYTTLHLATDPTVTVSGNVISVVGIRYGDPALSIDETWTFTISSSDIKFDIDRTMSKAIVVEQVGFPVFMFNSMDTWEGAYQDYGGLAWFYLFNKKLDTYGVHSSASDFWNSKTGNGLTVSVTAPGQQIAMDYSRTADDKLAYTLAVSPTEMQPRFDPGTNRRRYVRDTTDVWAPFQISAGKSSQRITLSYFDFEAKFGRGKLAGIHQGQVSAVLNTIARIGVIDKEHFGGNSWHTPYGPICLHEQYIAQMGLAINDNNYLKGYQQCLDFYRDHAIKPDGRVWPRWAYSNEDAMPQGFTDKGFYEAQWGYLLDSNPDFVTNVAELYNQTGDLPWVKTHQASCEKALDWIIQRDTNGNGLVEMMTDSHKQKRGSDWIDIIWAAYENAFVNAKLYYALILWTDIEKQLGNTTKEKYYQGFAEKLKESFNKPLAAGGFWDADKKCYIHWRDKDGSTHGNNMVTPVNFMAIAYGLCDDDARRKTILDDIETQMQKENLFFWPICMYSYGAGEGNDWQFPFPNYENGDIFLSWGAVAVKAYASYKPELALKYVKNVLAQYAKDGLAFQRYGRAKQDGLGDDILSGNSLSVVGLYQAIYGINPLYNRFYLDPHITEALAGTQVRYTYRHQPLIIDLAINQYAVSNSRFKIASKTDFGFFATDKELLYFYGSSNQASLKVSTAPVGSLTLDMKKWGPDEISFTQSSKDAASSRLVYQINALHPDRYYTLLINNQTSKRIKSDNKGTLTFEHKTNKGPDEIVVLNK; encoded by the coding sequence ACAAAAGAATCGTCTTATACAACCTTGCACCTGGCAACAGATCCTACCGTCACAGTATCCGGCAACGTCATCAGCGTCGTGGGGATCCGCTATGGTGACCCGGCGCTCTCTATAGACGAAACCTGGACATTCACCATCAGTAGCAGTGACATCAAATTTGATATTGATAGAACGATGTCAAAAGCGATTGTGGTGGAACAGGTTGGTTTTCCTGTTTTTATGTTCAACAGCATGGATACGTGGGAAGGAGCTTACCAGGATTATGGAGGGTTGGCCTGGTTCTATCTCTTTAATAAAAAGCTGGACACGTATGGTGTTCACAGCAGCGCATCGGATTTTTGGAATAGCAAGACCGGCAACGGGCTAACGGTTTCCGTTACGGCACCGGGCCAGCAAATTGCGATGGACTATAGCCGCACGGCGGATGATAAACTGGCCTACACGCTCGCCGTATCTCCAACGGAAATGCAGCCGCGCTTTGATCCGGGCACCAACCGGAGACGTTATGTCCGCGACACAACGGATGTGTGGGCGCCCTTTCAGATCAGCGCCGGTAAAAGCAGTCAACGGATCACGCTTTCCTACTTCGACTTTGAGGCGAAGTTCGGGCGTGGAAAATTGGCCGGCATCCATCAAGGACAAGTGAGCGCGGTGTTGAATACCATCGCCAGGATTGGCGTGATCGACAAGGAACATTTTGGTGGCAACAGTTGGCACACGCCTTATGGCCCCATCTGCCTGCATGAACAATACATTGCACAAATGGGGCTGGCCATCAACGACAACAACTACCTAAAGGGCTACCAGCAATGCCTGGATTTCTACAGGGACCATGCCATCAAACCCGACGGCCGCGTGTGGCCGCGATGGGCCTACAGCAATGAAGACGCCATGCCGCAGGGATTTACCGACAAAGGCTTCTATGAAGCACAGTGGGGATATCTGCTAGACTCCAACCCCGACTTCGTTACCAATGTTGCCGAACTGTATAACCAAACGGGCGACCTGCCGTGGGTGAAGACACACCAGGCGTCTTGTGAAAAAGCGCTGGACTGGATCATCCAACGAGACACCAACGGCAACGGGCTGGTGGAAATGATGACGGATAGCCACAAACAAAAAAGAGGAAGCGATTGGATCGACATCATCTGGGCCGCGTATGAAAATGCGTTTGTGAATGCCAAGCTCTATTATGCCCTCATCTTGTGGACGGATATCGAAAAACAATTGGGCAACACCACAAAAGAAAAATACTATCAAGGGTTTGCCGAAAAACTCAAGGAAAGTTTTAACAAACCCCTTGCCGCCGGAGGGTTTTGGGACGCTGATAAGAAATGTTACATCCACTGGAGAGATAAAGACGGTTCCACCCACGGAAATAATATGGTGACACCCGTAAACTTCATGGCCATTGCTTATGGTCTTTGTGATGACGACGCCAGGAGAAAGACCATTCTTGACGACATCGAGACGCAGATGCAAAAGGAAAATCTTTTCTTCTGGCCCATCTGTATGTACAGTTATGGTGCCGGCGAAGGAAACGACTGGCAGTTCCCCTTTCCAAACTATGAGAATGGCGACATTTTCTTATCGTGGGGTGCCGTTGCCGTCAAAGCCTACGCTTCCTACAAGCCTGAGCTGGCCCTGAAATATGTAAAGAATGTATTGGCGCAATATGCCAAAGATGGCCTGGCCTTTCAACGCTATGGACGAGCGAAACAAGACGGGCTGGGCGATGATATCTTGTCTGGCAACAGCCTTTCCGTGGTGGGTTTATACCAGGCGATCTACGGCATCAATCCACTGTACAATCGTTTCTATCTCGACCCTCATATCACGGAAGCCTTGGCCGGGACACAAGTACGCTATACCTACCGCCATCAGCCATTAATCATCGATCTTGCCATAAACCAATATGCCGTCTCGAACAGCCGGTTCAAGATAGCCTCGAAGACTGACTTTGGTTTTTTCGCTACCGATAAAGAGCTCTTGTATTTCTACGGCTCTTCCAACCAGGCATCTTTAAAAGTGTCGACGGCGCCCGTGGGTTCGCTGACCTTGGACATGAAGAAGTGGGGACCGGATGAAATATCCTTTACACAGTCTTCCAAGGATGCCGCTTCATCCCGGTTGGTCTATCAAATCAATGCGCTCCACCCCGATCGTTACTATACCCTGCTGATCAATAACCAGACATCGAAGCGAATAAAAAGCGATAACAAAGGCACGTTGACCTTTGAACACAAAACCAATAAAGGCCCCGATGAGATCGTCGTTCTAAATAAGTGA
- a CDS encoding phytoene desaturase family protein, with amino-acid sequence MSKDFDAVVVGSGPNGLSAAIALQQQGLSVLVLEAKDTVGGGLRSAELTLPGFTHDICSAIHPMAAASPFFKSLPLHDHGLEYIHPTLPAAHPFDNGRAAVLFSSLAETAKALGADDQAYQDLIGPLTRDWPAIENDVLGPLTFPSHPLSLAKFGLKALQPATLLANHFKTPEARGLWAGMAAHSLQPLTNLTTAAIGLVLMIAGHLRGWPLPKGGSQKIADALASYFISLGGKIETSVEVKSLSQLPSARAVLLDVTPRQVLQIAGHKLSAIYTWQLQRYRYGMGVFKVDWALDGGIPFTAETCRHAGTIHIGNTFEEIQASEAAAGHGKHTDRPFVLLAQQSLFDPSRAPEGKHTAWAYCHVPNGSTLDRTEIIEKQIERFAPGFRERILSRHTFNTAQLENYNFNYIGGDINGGIIDIGQLFTRPALRRSPYRTSLKGLYICSSSTPPGGGVHGMCGYHAARRALKDVFHIA; translated from the coding sequence GTGAGCAAAGATTTTGATGCAGTCGTGGTCGGCAGCGGGCCGAATGGGCTCTCCGCAGCAATAGCCTTGCAACAACAAGGGCTGTCGGTATTGGTGTTGGAAGCAAAAGATACCGTTGGCGGGGGACTGAGATCCGCAGAACTGACCTTACCGGGATTCACGCACGACATCTGTTCGGCCATCCATCCCATGGCTGCCGCCTCGCCCTTTTTCAAAAGCCTTCCCCTGCACGACCATGGACTGGAATACATTCACCCCACACTACCAGCAGCCCACCCTTTTGACAACGGCCGGGCCGCTGTGCTGTTTTCTTCCCTCGCGGAAACGGCAAAGGCACTCGGAGCGGATGATCAGGCATACCAGGATTTAATTGGACCCCTCACCCGCGACTGGCCGGCAATAGAAAATGACGTGCTCGGCCCATTGACATTCCCTTCACATCCCCTGTCGCTGGCAAAGTTTGGATTGAAGGCGCTTCAGCCGGCAACCCTGCTGGCCAATCATTTTAAAACGCCGGAGGCCCGGGGGCTTTGGGCTGGGATGGCCGCGCATTCCTTGCAACCCCTCACCAACCTGACCACCGCGGCCATTGGATTGGTGTTGATGATCGCCGGGCACCTTCGCGGGTGGCCCCTGCCCAAGGGAGGCTCGCAGAAAATCGCCGATGCGCTGGCGTCTTATTTTATTTCGCTGGGTGGAAAGATCGAGACCAGTGTGGAGGTGAAGTCGCTCAGCCAACTGCCCTCGGCCCGCGCCGTGCTGTTGGACGTAACGCCCCGTCAGGTGTTGCAGATCGCCGGGCATAAACTCTCCGCGATCTATACCTGGCAGCTTCAACGCTACCGCTATGGCATGGGCGTCTTTAAAGTAGACTGGGCACTCGATGGCGGCATCCCGTTCACCGCCGAAACGTGTCGTCACGCTGGCACCATACACATCGGCAACACGTTCGAGGAAATTCAAGCCTCGGAAGCCGCCGCCGGCCATGGAAAACATACCGACCGCCCTTTTGTTTTGTTGGCACAGCAAAGCCTGTTCGATCCTTCACGTGCCCCCGAAGGCAAACACACGGCGTGGGCCTACTGTCACGTGCCCAACGGTTCGACCCTGGACAGGACCGAGATCATTGAGAAACAAATCGAACGTTTTGCTCCAGGTTTTCGCGAACGGATCCTTTCACGGCACACGTTCAACACGGCGCAACTGGAGAACTACAATTTCAATTATATCGGCGGTGACATCAACGGCGGCATCATCGACATCGGACAGCTTTTCACGCGCCCGGCCCTTCGGCGTTCACCGTATCGCACCTCGTTAAAGGGATTGTATATCTGCTCGTCGTCAACGCCTCCCGGCGGAGGTGTGCATGGCATGTGCGGGTATCACGCCGCGCGTCGTGCTTTGAAAGATGTGTTTCATATCGCTTGA
- a CDS encoding sensor histidine kinase, with product MDEFKNVFEDQSVNGEKATILIIDDKQANIFVLEKLLERPDRLLLSAENGKDGLKLALSHEPDLIILDVQMPEMDGFEVARILKSNKRTKEIPIIFASAERKEHQSIIQGFEEGAVDYLSKPLDPEVTRAKVSVQLKIQWQKKELIKKNISLEKAEARINQLNAELQRNLAQLEMVNRELESFSYSVSHDLRAPLRIANGYSSILLEDYGDKFDGEGKRMLGSLQGQVRKMNNLIDNLLEFSKLGRKALKKSEIDAESLVESVLHELSQADQYKADIVSKPLPPMYGDRELITQVWINLLSNALKYSSKKENSQIEIGSQKNGNEVVYYVSDNGSGFDMRYADQLFGVFQRLHKADEFEGVGIGLSIVKRIITKHGGRVWAEAEVDKGATFYFSLPEEKES from the coding sequence ATGGATGAATTCAAAAATGTATTCGAAGATCAATCCGTGAACGGTGAAAAGGCAACGATCTTGATCATCGACGACAAGCAGGCCAACATTTTTGTGTTGGAGAAATTGTTGGAACGCCCCGACCGGCTGTTGCTGAGTGCCGAGAATGGCAAGGATGGCCTGAAGCTGGCGCTGTCGCATGAGCCCGACCTGATCATTCTCGATGTGCAAATGCCCGAGATGGATGGATTTGAAGTGGCGCGGATCTTGAAATCAAATAAAAGAACAAAAGAGATCCCGATCATCTTTGCTTCTGCCGAACGAAAGGAACACCAATCCATCATCCAGGGCTTTGAAGAAGGCGCCGTGGACTATCTCTCCAAGCCGCTCGACCCGGAGGTGACACGGGCCAAGGTTTCCGTGCAGCTCAAGATCCAATGGCAGAAGAAGGAACTCATCAAGAAGAATATTTCCCTGGAGAAAGCCGAAGCGCGCATCAACCAGCTCAATGCGGAGTTGCAGCGAAACCTGGCGCAACTGGAGATGGTGAACCGTGAATTGGAATCGTTCTCTTATTCTGTTTCGCACGATCTGCGCGCGCCCCTCCGGATCGCCAATGGCTATTCTTCGATCCTGCTGGAAGACTATGGCGATAAATTCGACGGCGAGGGAAAGCGGATGCTGGGCAGCCTTCAGGGACAAGTCCGGAAAATGAACAACCTCATCGACAACCTGCTCGAATTTTCAAAGTTGGGCAGGAAGGCGTTAAAGAAATCGGAGATCGATGCCGAGAGCCTTGTGGAGAGCGTGCTGCATGAGCTGAGCCAGGCGGATCAGTATAAAGCGGATATCGTTTCGAAGCCACTGCCCCCGATGTATGGCGACCGCGAATTGATCACGCAAGTCTGGATCAACTTACTGTCCAACGCCCTGAAATATTCTTCAAAAAAGGAGAATTCACAAATCGAGATCGGATCACAGAAAAACGGAAATGAAGTGGTGTACTACGTTTCGGATAACGGCTCCGGCTTTGACATGCGATATGCGGATCAATTATTTGGTGTGTTTCAACGTCTCCACAAAGCCGACGAATTTGAAGGTGTCGGGATAGGCCTGTCCATCGTCAAGCGCATCATCACCAAGCACGGCGGCCGCGTTTGGGCGGAAGCGGAAGTGGACAAAGGGGCGACATTTTACTTTTCGCTGCCCGAAGAAAAAGAAAGCTGA
- a CDS encoding ATP-binding protein, with amino-acid sequence MGGKVTILIVDDKEENIFALEKLLEKPDRSFLTAKSGKDGLTIALKNIPDLVILDVHMPEMDGFEVAQVLKSNKKTKEIPVIFTSAEKKERHSIMKGFEEGAVDYLSKPLDPDVTRAKVSAQLKIQQQKKELVEKNISLENAEMRINQLNQELQRNLVELEISKQQVEHASRLKSEFISTMSHELRTPLNAIIGFSELLVDKKVGEINSRQEQYLEDILRSGNHLLRLINDILDLSKIEAGKMEILLEPCGVKEVMEEVCSVIKSLADAKGIAIVVSIAAQVVDIEADRIKLKQVLYNLLSNAIKFTDRGGKVEIAVEPGAKNSVAIQIKDTGIGISPEGIRKLFSPFLQLNAGPSEKQQGTGLGLMLARKFIELHQGSISVDSEVGKGTVFTVLLPQSH; translated from the coding sequence ATGGGCGGGAAAGTGACCATCTTGATCGTTGACGACAAAGAGGAGAACATCTTTGCCCTCGAAAAGCTATTGGAAAAGCCCGACCGCTCGTTTCTAACGGCAAAGAGCGGAAAAGATGGTCTCACGATCGCGTTGAAAAATATTCCCGACCTGGTCATCCTCGACGTTCACATGCCGGAGATGGATGGATTTGAAGTGGCGCAGGTGCTGAAGTCGAACAAAAAAACAAAGGAGATTCCCGTCATCTTCACGTCGGCCGAAAAAAAGGAACGCCATTCGATCATGAAAGGTTTTGAGGAGGGCGCCGTAGACTACCTCTCAAAGCCCCTCGACCCCGATGTGACACGGGCCAAGGTGTCGGCACAGCTAAAAATCCAACAACAAAAAAAGGAACTGGTCGAAAAAAATATTTCTCTTGAGAACGCGGAGATGCGCATCAACCAACTCAATCAAGAACTGCAAAGGAACTTGGTGGAATTGGAGATCAGCAAGCAACAGGTGGAGCATGCCAGCCGGTTGAAGAGCGAATTCATTTCCACGATGTCGCACGAGTTGAGGACGCCGCTAAACGCCATCATCGGGTTTTCGGAATTGCTCGTCGATAAAAAGGTGGGAGAGATCAATTCAAGACAAGAGCAATACTTGGAGGATATTTTGAGAAGCGGCAACCACTTGTTGCGATTGATAAACGATATCCTCGACCTGTCGAAAATAGAGGCGGGGAAAATGGAAATACTTTTAGAGCCTTGTGGTGTTAAAGAAGTTATGGAAGAGGTTTGCTCGGTCATAAAAAGCCTGGCCGATGCCAAGGGCATTGCCATCGTGGTTTCCATTGCCGCGCAGGTCGTGGACATTGAAGCCGACCGGATCAAGCTCAAACAGGTATTGTATAACCTGTTGTCGAACGCCATCAAGTTCACAGACCGCGGCGGCAAAGTAGAAATAGCAGTGGAGCCAGGTGCGAAGAACAGTGTCGCCATACAGATCAAGGATACCGGTATCGGCATCAGCCCGGAGGGCATCCGCAAACTTTTTTCGCCGTTTCTGCAATTGAACGCCGGCCCCTCGGAAAAACAACAAGGAACCGGCCTGGGATTGATGCTTGCGCGGAAATTCATCGAGCTTCACCAGGGCAGTATTTCGGTCGATAGTGAGGTCGGCAAAGGAACGGTATTTACAGTCTTACTTCCCCAATCCCATTAG
- a CDS encoding CheR family methyltransferase → MGNVIDAKEYNEFLEAIRFVYGYDFTDYAESTVKRRIFHFMTGRRIEDLNKLGKILLKEEAIFEEFVKELSVTVTEMFRDPLFYKGIREKVIKRLATYPFIRIWIAGCATGEEVYSVAILLKEEGLLERSIIYATDINPASLESAKQGVYALSAMKTYTSNYQLAGGKREFSEYYLAKYDSALFDASLKQNVVFSSHNLAMDKSFNEFHLILCRNVLMYFNQRLQDRVLELFYDSLCPFGFLGLGDKESLLFSSRKDHFEETDRKQKIYMKTK, encoded by the coding sequence ATGGGAAATGTGATTGACGCGAAAGAATACAACGAATTTCTAGAGGCCATACGGTTTGTCTACGGGTATGACTTTACCGACTATGCGGAGTCGACCGTCAAGCGAAGGATCTTCCATTTCATGACGGGTAGGCGGATCGAGGACCTGAATAAACTGGGTAAGATCCTGTTGAAAGAGGAAGCTATTTTTGAGGAGTTCGTGAAAGAGCTCTCGGTAACCGTCACGGAAATGTTCCGCGACCCGTTGTTCTACAAAGGCATCCGGGAGAAAGTAATCAAACGACTCGCCACCTATCCCTTCATCAGGATCTGGATTGCCGGTTGTGCTACGGGAGAAGAAGTCTATTCCGTGGCCATCCTCTTGAAAGAAGAGGGCCTCCTGGAGCGATCGATCATTTATGCCACCGACATCAACCCGGCCTCGCTCGAATCGGCGAAGCAAGGCGTGTATGCACTCAGTGCGATGAAAACCTACACCAGCAACTACCAGCTCGCGGGTGGGAAACGTGAATTTTCGGAATACTATCTTGCCAAATACGATTCGGCGCTGTTTGACGCGTCGCTCAAACAGAATGTTGTGTTTTCATCGCATAACCTGGCCATGGACAAATCGTTCAATGAATTTCACCTCATCCTGTGCCGGAATGTCCTGATGTATTTTAATCAACGCTTGCAAGACCGGGTGCTCGAACTTTTTTATGATAGCCTCTGTCCCTTCGGATTCCTGGGGTTGGGCGACAAAGAGTCGCTTCTTTTTTCAAGCCGGAAAGATCATTTTGAAGAGACCGATCGAAAGCAAAAAATATACATGAAAACAAAATAA
- a CDS encoding response regulator — MTLDKKIQAGFISCSMVLLVVAIISFRNSEKFVDTNQWVNHTHEVLYEFDQVLVNSVNVETGARGFVITGEESYLEPFSTSKARLFDHIRKVKELTRDNPGQQKNIDDIERLATAQISHHEKTIEARKQDFERASQIVVAGEGKRLEDELRKMIDQAKGIEQSLLAQRRQASEDDARNFNLIFIVLMLVIVGVLIVVYFIIATNLRALKKAETETAHKNWSLTGSADLVKRMQGNKPVGELSEAIINHLAVYLNAHIGAIYLVDNGDPSLRLTGWHAIDKSKKELPAVRFGEGLVGQAAAEKRTIELTHIAPGYFNLHTGFGEALPKNIIAVPFVFENAVVGVIELGSMHDFDDLKKQFLQLVTDSIAIGVTSSQAREKTKELLEETQRQAEELTVQQEELRQSNDELHAKTELLERSELELKTQQEELRQANEELGEKADLLEYQKEKLENAKAEIEVKAGEIEVTSKYKSEFLANMSHELRTPLNSILILAQLLAENKNNVLGKKETEYARNIHNSGTDLLNLINEILDLSKVEAGKMELDIAEVTLQGIVSNMSALFSELAKEKSIDFAIDVDTHSVPPAIKTDKQRVEQVLKNLLSNAFKFTPAGGKVTLKIDRPLPSAEGVSQIAFSVTDTGIGITRDKQGVIFEAFQQADGSTKRKYGGTGLGLSISRELVHVLGGKIQLESEEGRGSTFTVYLPLHFDPALIVSENKQVEIKEKQSPKIEKKVKPEEMPLDDTHATDDRNRIHENDKVILIIEDEEAFANVLLDFVRERKYKGIIARQGNTGISYARHFKPDAILLDMKLPVMDGDEVLKLIKNDPDLRHIPIQIISAFDKKKEGLELGAFDYIKKPVTTQELRKAFDRIENFAGKKTKKLLIIEDNEQHNNAIRELIGNGDVTCFSAYEGAKAYKMMEEEPFDCIIVDLGLPDMSGFELLEKIRGNDNLNKIPVVVYTGRDLKKDETTRLDRLANTVVLKTADSKERLLDETILFLHRVESRLPKEKQTIIRKLHKSDEVLKNKKILLVDDDIRNIYSLTNALEEEGLLCTTAENGKVAVDTLMSNGSFDLVLMDIMMPEMDGYEATLAIRKIPKFDKLPIIALTAKAMKGDKEKCLAVGMSDYISKPVNIEQLLSLMRVWLYR, encoded by the coding sequence ATGACGTTGGACAAAAAGATACAAGCAGGGTTTATCAGTTGCTCCATGGTCCTGCTGGTGGTTGCCATTATTTCATTCCGGAATAGCGAAAAGTTCGTCGACACCAACCAATGGGTAAATCATACCCACGAGGTGCTCTACGAATTTGACCAGGTATTGGTCAACTCCGTAAACGTCGAGACGGGTGCGCGGGGTTTTGTCATCACGGGTGAAGAGAGCTACCTGGAGCCCTTCAGTACTTCGAAGGCCAGGCTATTCGATCACATCAGGAAGGTAAAGGAGTTGACCCGCGACAACCCCGGTCAGCAAAAAAATATCGACGACATCGAGCGATTGGCCACTGCGCAGATAAGTCACCACGAAAAGACCATTGAAGCGCGCAAGCAAGATTTTGAAAGGGCCTCGCAGATCGTTGTTGCCGGCGAGGGAAAGCGCCTGGAGGACGAGCTCCGGAAAATGATTGATCAGGCCAAGGGGATCGAACAATCATTACTTGCACAAAGACGACAGGCGAGCGAGGACGACGCGAGAAACTTCAACCTTATTTTTATCGTCCTGATGCTGGTCATTGTCGGCGTGCTCATTGTCGTTTATTTTATCATTGCCACCAACCTGAGAGCCCTGAAAAAAGCAGAAACGGAGACGGCTCATAAAAACTGGAGTTTGACGGGAAGTGCCGACCTGGTCAAACGCATGCAGGGCAACAAACCGGTGGGTGAATTGTCGGAGGCGATTATCAACCACCTGGCGGTGTATCTGAACGCACACATCGGCGCCATCTACTTAGTAGACAACGGCGATCCAAGTCTCCGGTTAACCGGCTGGCACGCCATTGATAAAAGTAAAAAGGAGCTGCCGGCGGTTCGTTTTGGCGAAGGCCTCGTTGGCCAGGCGGCTGCTGAAAAAAGAACCATTGAGCTTACGCACATTGCTCCCGGATATTTCAATCTGCATACGGGCTTTGGTGAGGCCTTGCCAAAGAATATCATCGCGGTGCCATTTGTTTTCGAGAACGCCGTGGTGGGTGTGATCGAGCTGGGCAGTATGCACGATTTCGACGATCTCAAAAAACAATTCTTGCAGCTCGTAACAGACAGCATCGCGATCGGCGTCACCTCGTCGCAAGCCCGCGAAAAGACAAAAGAACTGTTGGAAGAGACACAGCGGCAGGCGGAAGAGCTCACCGTGCAACAGGAAGAACTGAGACAATCCAACGACGAACTTCACGCCAAGACGGAGTTGCTGGAGCGATCGGAACTGGAGTTGAAAACCCAACAGGAAGAACTGAGACAAGCCAACGAAGAGTTGGGAGAAAAAGCTGACCTGCTGGAATATCAAAAAGAAAAACTCGAAAATGCAAAAGCGGAGATCGAAGTCAAGGCGGGCGAGATAGAGGTCACCAGCAAATACAAATCGGAATTTCTGGCCAACATGTCGCACGAATTGCGGACGCCTTTGAACAGCATCCTCATCCTGGCCCAGTTGCTGGCAGAAAACAAGAACAACGTCTTGGGCAAAAAAGAAACGGAGTATGCGAGAAACATTCACAATTCGGGAACGGACCTGCTCAATTTGATCAACGAGATCCTGGACCTGTCGAAGGTGGAAGCCGGCAAGATGGAGCTGGATATCGCAGAGGTCACGCTCCAGGGCATCGTTAGCAATATGTCGGCCTTGTTCTCTGAATTGGCAAAGGAGAAGTCGATCGACTTTGCGATCGATGTCGATACCCATTCCGTTCCTCCAGCTATAAAAACAGATAAGCAACGTGTGGAGCAGGTGCTGAAAAATTTGTTGTCCAATGCCTTCAAGTTCACGCCCGCTGGAGGCAAGGTCACGTTGAAAATCGACCGGCCGCTGCCAAGCGCTGAGGGTGTAAGCCAGATCGCTTTTTCGGTCACAGACACCGGGATCGGCATCACACGCGACAAGCAAGGAGTTATTTTCGAAGCCTTCCAGCAAGCCGATGGCTCGACCAAGCGCAAGTATGGCGGCACCGGTCTTGGCTTGTCGATCAGCCGCGAGCTGGTGCACGTGTTGGGTGGAAAGATCCAGTTGGAAAGTGAAGAGGGCAGGGGAAGCACCTTCACGGTGTATTTGCCTTTGCATTTCGATCCGGCGCTGATCGTCTCGGAAAATAAACAGGTGGAGATAAAAGAAAAGCAGTCGCCAAAGATCGAGAAGAAGGTAAAGCCGGAAGAAATGCCCTTGGACGATACCCACGCCACGGACGACCGCAACCGGATCCACGAAAACGACAAAGTGATCCTCATCATCGAAGACGAGGAGGCGTTTGCAAACGTTCTGCTCGATTTTGTTCGCGAACGAAAGTACAAAGGCATCATCGCCCGGCAGGGGAACACGGGAATAAGTTATGCGCGGCATTTTAAACCGGATGCCATCCTGCTCGACATGAAGCTGCCGGTCATGGATGGAGACGAAGTACTGAAGCTCATCAAGAACGATCCCGATCTCCGGCACATCCCCATACAGATCATTTCAGCGTTCGACAAGAAAAAAGAAGGACTGGAACTTGGCGCGTTCGACTACATTAAGAAACCGGTGACCACCCAGGAGCTTCGGAAAGCTTTTGACCGGATCGAAAACTTTGCCGGGAAGAAGACGAAGAAACTGTTGATCATCGAAGACAACGAGCAACACAACAATGCGATCCGCGAGTTGATCGGGAACGGGGATGTGACCTGCTTTTCAGCTTACGAAGGTGCCAAGGCCTACAAGATGATGGAGGAGGAACCCTTTGATTGCATCATCGTCGACCTGGGTCTGCCCGACATGTCGGGCTTTGAGTTGCTGGAAAAGATCAGGGGGAACGACAACCTGAACAAGATCCCCGTGGTTGTTTACACGGGGCGGGATCTGAAAAAAGACGAAACCACCCGGCTCGATCGGCTGGCCAATACAGTAGTGCTCAAAACCGCCGACTCGAAAGAACGGTTGCTGGACGAGACCATCTTATTTCTCCACCGCGTAGAATCGCGGCTGCCAAAAGAAAAACAAACCATCATCCGGAAACTGCATAAGTCGGATGAGGTGTTGAAGAATAAAAAGATACTCCTAGTGGACGACGACATACGGAACATCTATTCGCTGACCAACGCCCTGGAAGAAGAAGGCTTGCTGTGCACGACGGCGGAAAACGGGAAGGTGGCTGTGGACACGCTCATGAGCAACGGTTCCTTTGACCTGGTGCTCATGGACATCATGATGCCCGAAATGGACGGGTACGAGGCCACGCTGGCGATCCGGAAGATCCCCAAGTTCGACAAGCTCCCGATCATCGCGTTGACGGCCAAGGCCATGAAAGGAGACAAAGAAAAGTGCCTGGCCGTGGGCATGTCGGACTACATTTCGAAACCGGTTAATATCGAGCAACTCCTTTCATTGATGCGCGTGTGGCTGTATCGTTAA